The Gemmata palustris genome includes a region encoding these proteins:
- a CDS encoding DegT/DnrJ/EryC1/StrS family aminotransferase: MPTTKSATAPAKLNWPLMKNNIAREDLNAVIDLLQQDDPILTQSKNVRAFEEEWSQWLGVKHSVFVNSGSSANLVTIAALKELHPEGGEVIVPAITWVSDIAAVLHCGFTPVFADIDPRTLGMDPDQILAKITSRTRAVFLTHVLGYNALTRPLLDQLKTRGVPLIEDVCESHGATFEDQKLGTFGWASNFSFYYAHHLSTIEGGMVCTDDENLYEAVRMFRGHGMVRELSSDSRKRDFVEQFPDLNPDFIFAFPAYNVRSTEVNAVIGRSQLRRLDDNNQRRTANFMLFLRNLDPTLYRTDFRTEGSSNYAFTLVLREPDQALCDRVTTALRASGVEFRRGTAGGGNQLRQPYLRRLLGDDAWKQCPLADHVHFFGFYIGNYPTLEADRILRLCDLLNGLAR, translated from the coding sequence GTGCCGACGACCAAATCCGCCACCGCTCCGGCCAAACTGAACTGGCCGTTGATGAAGAACAACATCGCCCGCGAAGACCTGAACGCGGTCATCGACCTGCTCCAGCAGGACGATCCGATCCTCACGCAATCGAAAAACGTGCGGGCCTTCGAGGAAGAGTGGTCCCAGTGGCTCGGAGTGAAGCACAGCGTCTTCGTGAACTCCGGGTCGTCGGCGAACCTCGTCACGATCGCGGCGCTGAAAGAGCTTCACCCCGAGGGGGGCGAGGTGATCGTCCCCGCGATTACCTGGGTGTCGGACATCGCGGCCGTGTTGCACTGCGGGTTCACGCCGGTGTTCGCGGACATTGACCCCCGCACCCTGGGCATGGACCCCGACCAGATCCTGGCAAAAATCACCTCGCGCACGCGGGCCGTGTTCCTCACACACGTGCTCGGGTACAACGCGCTGACGCGCCCGCTCCTGGACCAACTGAAGACCCGCGGCGTCCCGCTCATCGAAGACGTGTGCGAGTCGCACGGGGCGACGTTCGAGGACCAGAAGCTCGGCACCTTCGGGTGGGCGTCCAACTTCTCCTTCTACTACGCGCACCACCTCAGCACCATCGAAGGCGGGATGGTCTGTACGGACGACGAGAACCTGTACGAAGCGGTGCGGATGTTCCGGGGTCACGGAATGGTCCGCGAGCTGAGCAGCGACAGCCGGAAGCGGGACTTTGTGGAGCAGTTCCCGGACCTGAACCCGGACTTCATCTTCGCGTTCCCCGCGTATAACGTTCGCAGCACCGAAGTCAACGCGGTCATCGGGCGCTCGCAGTTGCGCCGGCTCGACGACAACAACCAGCGCCGCACCGCGAACTTCATGCTGTTCCTGCGGAACCTCGACCCCACGCTGTACCGCACCGACTTCCGCACCGAGGGGAGCAGCAACTACGCCTTCACGCTCGTTCTTAGGGAACCGGACCAAGCCCTGTGCGACCGGGTGACGACCGCGCTCCGCGCGAGCGGCGTGGAGTTCCGGCGCGGCACGGCCGGGGGCGGTAACCAGCTCCGCCAGCCGTACCTGCGCCGGCTCCTGGGTGACGACGCCTGGAAGCAGTGCCCCCTGGCGGACCACGTTCACTTCTTCGGCTTCTACATCGGCAACTACCCGACCCTGGAAGCGGACCGCATCCTCCGGCTGTGCGACCTGCTGAACGGCCTCGCGCGCTGA
- a CDS encoding GHMP family kinase ATP-binding protein, whose protein sequence is MIICRTPYRISFFGGGTDYPGWYRQHGGTVLATGIDKYCYLTCRHLPPFFEHRIRIVYRQIETCSAVDEINHPVVREALKFLEIDRGVEIHHDGDLPARSGMGSSSAFTVGLLHALHALRGEMPTKHQLTKEAIHLEQNVLGETVGSQDQTIAAYGGLRHIRFQTDGEIEVSPVVLPAGRIAELKSNLMLVYTGIARTAADVARSYVPGLESRRRQLRIMKEMVDEAIEILTGGVNLIAFGELLHEAWLAKRSLSAEVSNAEVDGLYSAALEAGAIGGKLTGAGGGGFLLLFVPPERQADVLEALNGCVHVPFEFESAGSQIIFYEPGTDYEAADRARGQRRRTFKELTRPALSAEAQ, encoded by the coding sequence ATGATCATCTGCCGGACGCCATACCGCATTTCCTTCTTCGGCGGCGGGACCGACTACCCGGGCTGGTACCGTCAGCACGGCGGTACCGTGCTCGCTACCGGCATCGACAAATACTGTTACCTCACGTGCCGGCACCTGCCGCCGTTCTTCGAGCACCGCATCCGCATCGTTTACCGGCAAATCGAAACGTGCTCCGCGGTGGACGAGATCAACCACCCGGTGGTCCGCGAAGCGCTCAAGTTCCTCGAAATCGATCGCGGCGTCGAGATCCACCACGACGGCGACCTGCCCGCGCGCAGCGGAATGGGGTCGAGTTCCGCGTTCACCGTGGGCCTGCTCCACGCGCTCCACGCGCTCCGCGGGGAGATGCCGACCAAGCACCAGCTCACCAAGGAAGCGATCCACCTCGAACAGAACGTTCTGGGCGAAACGGTCGGGTCGCAGGACCAGACCATCGCCGCCTACGGCGGGCTGCGCCACATCCGGTTCCAGACCGACGGCGAAATCGAAGTGTCGCCGGTGGTGCTCCCGGCCGGGCGCATCGCGGAACTGAAGTCGAACCTGATGCTCGTCTACACCGGCATCGCCCGCACCGCGGCCGACGTCGCCCGGAGCTACGTCCCGGGGCTGGAGAGCCGCCGGCGCCAGTTGCGGATCATGAAGGAGATGGTGGACGAGGCCATCGAGATCCTGACCGGCGGGGTGAACCTGATCGCGTTCGGCGAACTGCTGCACGAAGCGTGGCTCGCCAAGCGCAGCCTCAGCGCGGAAGTCTCGAACGCCGAGGTGGACGGACTGTACTCCGCGGCACTCGAGGCCGGGGCCATCGGCGGGAAACTCACGGGGGCGGGCGGCGGCGGGTTCCTGTTGTTGTTCGTCCCTCCGGAACGCCAAGCCGATGTACTCGAAGCGCTGAACGGCTGCGTTCACGTCCCGTTCGAGTTCGAGTCGGCCGGTAGCCAGATCATCTTTTACGAACCCGGCACGGACTACGAAGCCGCCGACCGTGCACGCGGCCAGCGCCGGCGCACGTTCAAAGAACTGACCCGCCCCGCACTCAGCGCGGAGGCACAATGA
- a CDS encoding B12-binding domain-containing radical SAM protein produces the protein MTANRLDIVLINPSSRTQVYQSLGTDLAAVENPVWAGLMATFCRQRGLSVEIIDAEAECLSASEVADRVAYLKPVLAAVVAYGHQPSASTQIMTAVGRACSAIKVTAPDQPVLLLGGHVAALPERTLREEEADFVAAGEGLYTLVGLVESLKSPAPDLSAVPGLWYRDGTRLCKTAQAPLLTRLDAEMPGIAWDLLPMSRYRAHNWHCLGGQERQPYAAIYTTLGCPYQCSFCCIQAPFKNGEVGAPGEKQPPNSYRFWSVDHVLAQIDTLVNKHGVRNIKIADEMFVLNKRHVVGICDGIIARGYDLNIWAYTRVDTIKDGMLDKLKAAGFNWLAVGIEAGADRVRTDVDKAFTQEQVYGIVRQIQSAGISVIGNYIFGLPEDDHATMRATLDLALDLKCEFANFYSAMAYPGSPLYALALRRGVPLPQRWTGYSQHSRDCLPLPTRYLPAREVLKFRDAAFLKHYTDPGYLQLIENRFGTKSVEDIRRMTAHRLERDLLTGALDVPPTLLPADNTVSAPAPEVLQLTRR, from the coding sequence ATGACGGCGAACCGACTCGATATCGTTCTGATCAACCCGAGCAGCCGAACGCAGGTGTACCAGTCGCTCGGCACCGACCTCGCGGCCGTGGAGAACCCGGTGTGGGCCGGGCTGATGGCGACGTTCTGCCGCCAGCGCGGGCTGTCGGTCGAAATCATCGACGCGGAAGCCGAGTGCCTGTCCGCGTCGGAAGTCGCGGACCGCGTCGCGTACCTCAAGCCGGTACTCGCGGCGGTGGTGGCCTACGGGCACCAGCCGTCGGCTTCCACGCAGATCATGACCGCGGTGGGCCGCGCCTGCTCCGCGATCAAAGTGACCGCACCGGACCAGCCGGTGTTGCTGTTGGGCGGCCACGTCGCGGCCCTGCCCGAACGAACGCTCCGAGAAGAGGAAGCCGACTTCGTCGCGGCCGGCGAGGGGCTTTACACGCTCGTCGGGCTCGTGGAATCACTGAAGTCCCCCGCGCCCGATTTGAGTGCGGTCCCCGGACTTTGGTACCGCGACGGCACGCGCCTCTGCAAGACCGCGCAAGCCCCGCTGCTCACTCGGCTCGATGCGGAGATGCCGGGCATCGCGTGGGACTTGCTCCCGATGAGCCGGTACCGCGCGCACAACTGGCACTGCCTCGGCGGACAAGAACGCCAGCCCTACGCGGCGATCTACACCACTCTGGGTTGCCCCTACCAGTGCTCGTTCTGCTGCATCCAGGCGCCGTTCAAGAACGGCGAGGTCGGCGCGCCCGGTGAAAAACAGCCGCCGAACAGCTACCGCTTCTGGAGCGTCGACCACGTCCTGGCGCAGATCGACACACTCGTGAACAAGCACGGCGTGCGGAACATCAAGATCGCCGACGAGATGTTCGTGCTGAACAAGCGACACGTCGTCGGCATCTGCGACGGCATCATCGCCCGCGGCTACGATCTGAACATCTGGGCGTACACCCGTGTGGACACGATCAAGGACGGGATGCTCGACAAGCTGAAGGCGGCCGGGTTCAACTGGCTCGCGGTCGGCATCGAGGCCGGGGCCGACCGGGTGCGCACCGATGTGGATAAGGCGTTCACGCAAGAGCAGGTGTACGGGATCGTGCGCCAGATCCAATCGGCCGGAATCAGCGTCATCGGGAACTACATCTTCGGCTTGCCGGAAGACGACCACGCGACCATGCGGGCGACGCTCGATCTCGCGCTCGATCTGAAGTGCGAGTTCGCCAATTTCTACTCGGCGATGGCGTACCCCGGTTCGCCGCTGTACGCGCTCGCGCTGCGGCGCGGGGTGCCGCTGCCGCAACGGTGGACCGGCTACTCGCAGCACTCGCGCGACTGCCTGCCCCTCCCGACACGATACCTGCCGGCGCGCGAGGTGCTCAAGTTCCGCGACGCGGCTTTCTTGAAGCACTACACGGACCCGGGGTACTTGCAGTTGATCGAGAACCGGTTCGGTACGAAGTCGGTGGAGGACATTCGCCGCATGACGGCCCACCGGCTCGAACGCGACCTGCTCACCGGTGCGCTCGACGTTCCGCCGACGCTCCTCCCGGCAGACAACACGGTCAGTGCTCCCGCACCTGAAGTGCTCCAACTCACCCGGCGCTAG
- a CDS encoding alpha-ketoacid dehydrogenase subunit beta, producing MISPLAKAKSPQALRESIKTTERTRTFVEAVREATDEEMGLDPNVVLFGLDVDDPKAIQGTTQGLVEKYGAERVFGTPLSEDAMTGAAIGMALAGLRPIHVHIRMDFLLLAVNQLLNVAAKSRYTYGGRVNVPLVVRAMIGKSWGQGAQHSQGLHSFFMHVPGIKVVAPSTPYDAKGCLTAAIRDDDPVLYVEHRLLHFQKGPVPTESYTVEPGKARIAVAGDDVTIVGISYMQVEALRAAKYLEDVGIRAEVIDPIWLNPLDTDTIAESVRRTGRLLVVDTGWTNCGAAAEIVSRVAERLQGERAFRFKRMGFAPTTCPTTPGLEDLFYPNARTVAAAARDLVEGRACNWLPTERADLRSIEFKGPF from the coding sequence ATGATTTCGCCGCTTGCCAAAGCTAAATCGCCCCAGGCTCTCCGCGAGAGCATCAAGACGACCGAGCGCACGCGGACGTTCGTGGAAGCCGTCCGCGAGGCGACCGACGAGGAAATGGGCCTCGACCCGAACGTCGTGCTGTTCGGCCTGGACGTGGACGACCCGAAGGCCATTCAGGGGACGACCCAGGGGCTCGTGGAGAAGTACGGCGCGGAGCGCGTCTTCGGCACGCCGCTCTCGGAAGACGCGATGACCGGCGCGGCCATCGGGATGGCCCTCGCCGGGCTGCGACCGATCCACGTCCACATCCGCATGGACTTCCTGTTGCTCGCGGTGAACCAGCTCCTCAACGTGGCCGCGAAGAGCCGGTACACCTACGGCGGGCGCGTGAACGTGCCGCTCGTGGTCCGGGCGATGATCGGCAAGAGTTGGGGCCAGGGGGCGCAGCACTCGCAGGGGCTGCACAGCTTCTTCATGCACGTCCCGGGGATCAAGGTTGTGGCGCCGTCCACCCCCTACGACGCGAAGGGCTGCCTCACGGCCGCGATCCGCGACGACGACCCCGTGCTGTACGTCGAGCACCGGCTGCTGCACTTCCAAAAGGGACCGGTGCCGACCGAGTCGTACACCGTTGAGCCGGGCAAGGCCCGCATCGCGGTGGCCGGCGACGACGTGACGATCGTCGGCATCTCCTACATGCAGGTGGAAGCTCTGCGTGCCGCGAAGTACCTGGAAGACGTGGGCATCCGGGCAGAAGTCATTGACCCGATTTGGCTGAACCCGTTAGACACCGACACCATCGCGGAGTCGGTGCGGCGCACCGGGCGGCTCCTCGTTGTGGACACCGGGTGGACGAATTGCGGCGCGGCCGCAGAAATCGTCAGCCGCGTGGCCGAACGGTTGCAAGGCGAGCGCGCTTTCCGTTTCAAACGTATGGGGTTCGCTCCGACAACGTGCCCGACGACGCCGGGACTCGAAGACCTGTTCTACCCGAACGCCCGGACCGTCGCCGCTGCTGCCCGCGATCTGGTCGAGGGTCGTGCGTGCAACTGGCTCCCGACCGAGCGCGCGGACCTGCGGAGCATCGAGTTCAAGGGACCGTTCTAA
- a CDS encoding thiamine pyrophosphate-dependent dehydrogenase E1 component subunit alpha: MHARLFRSLYRIRRVEEEVARVYATDKIKSPVHLSIGQEAVSVGVCDALRADDVVFGTYRGHALYLAKGGDMNAMVAELYGKVTGCTRGKGGSMHLIDTECGVMGTSAVVGTTIANAAGYAYSLKLRRSDAVVVCFFGDGATEEGVFAETLNFAVLKRLPLLFVCENNGYAIHTSQAKRQGLPDICARARAYGMPAERLDGNDVLTLRDKAESAIAKLRAGEGPQFIEATTYRWREHVGPGADYHLGYREKSECAPWEENDAVRVLAEQIPTEQRAVIEAAVEREITTAFEFAETSPFPHPSELMTDIFTEDANDFAACQS; this comes from the coding sequence ATGCACGCCAGGCTATTTCGATCGCTGTACCGCATTCGCCGGGTCGAGGAGGAAGTCGCGCGCGTCTACGCGACGGACAAGATCAAAAGTCCGGTCCACCTCTCCATCGGTCAGGAAGCCGTTTCGGTCGGCGTGTGCGACGCCCTTCGCGCGGACGACGTGGTGTTCGGCACCTACCGCGGGCACGCACTGTACCTCGCCAAAGGCGGGGACATGAACGCGATGGTCGCGGAACTGTACGGCAAGGTGACCGGCTGCACCCGCGGTAAGGGCGGGTCGATGCACCTGATCGACACCGAGTGCGGGGTGATGGGCACGTCCGCGGTGGTCGGCACGACGATCGCGAACGCCGCCGGGTACGCCTACTCGCTGAAGCTCCGCCGATCGGACGCGGTCGTGGTGTGCTTCTTCGGCGACGGCGCCACGGAAGAGGGCGTGTTCGCGGAAACGCTGAACTTCGCCGTTCTGAAGCGCCTGCCGCTGCTGTTCGTGTGCGAAAACAACGGCTACGCGATTCACACGTCCCAGGCCAAGCGCCAGGGGCTGCCCGACATCTGCGCCCGCGCACGGGCTTACGGCATGCCGGCTGAACGGCTCGACGGTAACGATGTACTGACTCTTCGCGACAAAGCCGAAAGTGCCATCGCCAAACTGCGAGCCGGCGAAGGGCCGCAATTCATCGAAGCCACGACGTACCGGTGGCGCGAGCACGTCGGCCCGGGCGCGGACTACCACCTCGGCTACCGAGAGAAGAGCGAATGCGCGCCGTGGGAAGAGAATGATGCGGTTCGCGTACTGGCCGAACAGATCCCGACCGAACAGCGCGCCGTAATCGAGGCCGCGGTGGAGCGCGAGATCACAACGGCGTTTGAATTCGCGGAAACCAGCCCGTTCCCGCACCCGTCCGAACTCATGACCGACATCTTCACGGAGGACGCCAATGATTTCGCCGCTTGCCAAAGCTAA
- a CDS encoding GDP-L-fucose synthase family protein produces MNRDARIFVAGGDTLPGRALIDLLRAEGFTNLVGAGADEPNPTRPAAVESFFAAAKPEVVFLCAGKSGGIGLNRSHPVELMRDNLLTTTTVLDAAHRYGVSKLLYLASSCAYPKHAPQPLAVESLGTGPMEPTSEAYSTAKFAGWKLCEAYRREYGCRFITGFPANAFGPNDDFSADGGHVIPALIRRAHDAKKQNAPELVVWGSGTPRREFVYSRDLARACLFVTENYEGVEPINLGGGTDVSIADVARAVADVVGFRGQLRFDATQPDGAPLKALNSAPLLEMGWRPETEFRAALAETYAWFLRHHTTEISSKFHVSSSVSRGR; encoded by the coding sequence ATGAACCGCGACGCTCGTATTTTCGTCGCCGGTGGCGACACGCTCCCGGGACGCGCGCTGATTGATCTGCTGCGTGCGGAGGGGTTCACGAATCTGGTCGGCGCCGGGGCGGACGAGCCGAACCCGACGCGGCCCGCGGCCGTTGAATCGTTCTTCGCCGCTGCGAAGCCGGAGGTCGTGTTCCTCTGTGCCGGCAAGTCCGGCGGGATCGGGCTGAACCGCTCGCATCCCGTCGAACTGATGCGCGACAACCTGCTCACGACCACAACCGTCCTCGATGCCGCGCACCGGTACGGCGTGTCGAAGCTCCTGTACCTCGCGAGTTCGTGTGCGTACCCGAAACACGCGCCGCAACCGCTCGCGGTGGAGTCACTCGGCACGGGACCGATGGAGCCAACGAGCGAAGCCTATTCGACCGCCAAATTCGCCGGCTGGAAGCTGTGCGAAGCGTACCGCCGGGAGTACGGGTGCCGGTTCATCACCGGGTTCCCGGCGAACGCCTTCGGGCCGAACGACGATTTCAGCGCGGACGGTGGACACGTCATCCCGGCCCTCATTCGCCGGGCACACGACGCGAAGAAGCAAAACGCGCCGGAACTCGTGGTGTGGGGGAGCGGAACCCCGCGCCGGGAGTTCGTGTATTCGCGTGACCTCGCCCGAGCATGCCTCTTTGTCACGGAGAACTATGAGGGCGTGGAGCCGATCAACCTCGGCGGCGGCACGGACGTGAGCATCGCGGACGTGGCCCGAGCGGTCGCGGACGTGGTCGGGTTCCGCGGGCAACTCCGGTTCGACGCGACGCAACCGGACGGCGCCCCGCTCAAAGCACTGAACTCGGCACCGCTCCTGGAAATGGGCTGGCGACCGGAAACAGAGTTCCGCGCCGCTCTCGCTGAAACTTACGCCTGGTTCCTGCGCCACCACACCACGGAAATCAGTTCCAAGTTCCACGTTTCAAGTTCCGTGTCGAGAGGGCGCTGA
- a CDS encoding hybrid sensor histidine kinase/response regulator: MLANTKEGWQLSREVGRVDILVVDDEPANLLALEAVLADLGQNIIRAGSGDEALRRVLETDFAVIIMDLRMPGLSGFEAAQLIRTRARSRTTPIIFLTAADGDGFSATEAYALGAVDYLTKPLVPMILRAKVAVFVELYQKTEALKAAERERAAVAVQESEERLKLAVDIARMGTFDIELLTDVVVMNEPGRVLLGFASTRTTFARVQEHFHPDDRDGVMSRVLAAFEPTGAGTFELEHRIIRPNGEERWLRVRGQTFFTGVGSARKAMRCLGAFLDVTEAKQSEEALRASEEEFRTNFERAGVGKAHADPTTGQLVRVNPAFCALMGYTTDELLKLTIRDVTHPDERDASDERFGALMRGVVPQYAVEKRYVRKDGATIWVRVTATVVRTPAGVPIRACAIIEDITARKRAEAALAEESRRKDEFLAILAHELRNPLAPISNGLELLKMYPAGGPAAEKARTRMDRQLAHLIRLIDDLMDISRVSRGKLELRKDRVTVRMVIENALDAGAPLLESAGHQISVTIPSEPLVLHADAVRITQIVSNLLNNAAKYTPPGGRVELVVEREGDTAVIRISDTGVGLEAEMLPKVFEMFTQAGKTLDRAQGGLGIGLALVKRLVEMHGGTITAESPGLGHGSTFTVKLPLAESTRTLP, translated from the coding sequence ATGCTCGCTAACACCAAAGAGGGCTGGCAGTTGTCGCGTGAAGTGGGGCGGGTAGATATTCTGGTCGTTGATGACGAACCAGCGAACTTGCTTGCGCTCGAAGCGGTGCTCGCCGATTTGGGCCAGAACATCATCCGGGCCGGGTCCGGGGACGAAGCCTTACGTCGGGTTCTGGAAACCGACTTCGCGGTCATCATCATGGACCTGCGGATGCCGGGGCTGAGCGGCTTCGAGGCCGCGCAGCTCATCCGCACACGTGCGCGGTCCCGGACCACCCCCATTATCTTCCTCACAGCCGCGGACGGGGACGGGTTCTCGGCCACCGAAGCCTACGCGCTCGGGGCCGTCGACTACCTGACTAAGCCGCTCGTCCCGATGATTCTTCGGGCGAAGGTCGCCGTTTTCGTCGAACTGTACCAGAAGACCGAGGCCCTCAAAGCGGCCGAGCGCGAGCGGGCGGCAGTGGCCGTTCAGGAGAGCGAGGAGCGGCTCAAACTGGCCGTGGATATTGCCCGGATGGGCACGTTCGACATCGAGCTCCTGACCGATGTCGTGGTGATGAACGAACCGGGGCGCGTGCTGCTCGGGTTCGCGAGCACGCGAACCACGTTCGCCCGAGTTCAGGAACACTTCCACCCGGACGACCGGGATGGGGTGATGAGCCGGGTGTTGGCCGCGTTCGAGCCGACCGGGGCGGGAACGTTTGAACTCGAACACCGCATTATTCGACCCAACGGCGAGGAACGCTGGCTCCGGGTTCGGGGGCAAACGTTCTTCACAGGTGTGGGTTCCGCGCGGAAGGCAATGCGGTGCTTGGGCGCCTTTCTTGATGTGACGGAGGCGAAGCAGTCTGAGGAAGCGCTGCGTGCGAGTGAGGAAGAATTTCGCACGAATTTTGAGCGAGCGGGCGTGGGAAAGGCGCATGCCGATCCGACTACCGGCCAACTGGTGCGTGTGAATCCCGCGTTTTGTGCGCTCATGGGGTACACAACCGACGAGCTTCTCAAATTGACCATTCGCGACGTAACCCACCCAGATGAGCGGGACGCGAGCGACGAGCGATTCGGGGCGCTAATGCGCGGAGTCGTACCGCAATATGCGGTCGAGAAGCGGTACGTGCGCAAGGACGGGGCTACCATTTGGGTTCGGGTGACGGCGACCGTCGTGCGGACCCCGGCCGGTGTGCCGATTCGGGCGTGCGCCATCATCGAAGACATCACGGCCCGGAAACGGGCCGAAGCTGCTCTCGCGGAAGAGAGCCGGCGCAAGGACGAGTTCCTGGCGATCCTGGCCCACGAACTTCGGAACCCGCTCGCTCCGATCAGTAACGGCCTGGAACTTTTGAAGATGTACCCGGCCGGCGGCCCTGCGGCCGAGAAAGCCCGCACGCGGATGGACCGGCAGCTCGCGCACCTGATTCGACTCATCGACGACCTGATGGACATTTCGCGCGTGAGTCGCGGGAAACTCGAACTTCGCAAGGACCGCGTTACCGTCCGGATGGTGATCGAGAACGCTCTGGACGCCGGTGCGCCGCTGCTGGAATCGGCCGGCCACCAAATCAGCGTGACCATCCCGAGCGAGCCACTCGTTCTTCACGCCGACGCGGTCCGGATCACTCAGATCGTGTCGAACCTGTTGAACAACGCGGCCAAATACACGCCCCCCGGTGGGCGCGTCGAGTTGGTAGTCGAACGGGAGGGGGACACGGCCGTTATCCGAATTTCTGACACAGGTGTGGGCCTTGAGGCCGAAATGCTGCCCAAAGTGTTCGAGATGTTCACCCAAGCCGGCAAAACGCTCGACCGCGCGCAGGGCGGACTCGGCATTGGGCTTGCGCTGGTCAAACGCTTAGTCGAGATGCACGGTGGGACCATTACGGCTGAAAGCCCCGGACTCGGGCACGGGAGCACGTTCACTGTAAAGCTGCCTCTTGCAGAGAGCACGCGAACGCTTCCGTAG